A genomic window from Brevibacillus agri includes:
- the hisG gene encoding ATP phosphoribosyltransferase produces the protein MAFFANEQKLTIAMPKGRIFEEAVHFLQQAGLEVTAELQDSRKLVIPVENARLEFILAKPTDVPTYVEYGVADVGVVGKDVLLEEERDVYELLDLQIGYCRMMVAGLPDWKPTEAPRVATKYPKIASRYFREQGQQVEVIKLNGSVELAPMIGLADRIVDIVSTGRTLKENGLVELEHICEITTRLIANRASYRMKSEAVDDIAGKFLEVIPGRK, from the coding sequence ATGGCGTTTTTCGCAAATGAGCAAAAGCTGACGATTGCCATGCCCAAAGGGCGAATTTTTGAAGAGGCTGTGCACTTTTTGCAGCAGGCGGGTCTGGAGGTAACGGCTGAACTGCAGGATTCACGCAAGCTGGTCATCCCTGTGGAAAATGCCAGGCTCGAATTTATTTTGGCAAAGCCTACCGATGTCCCGACTTATGTGGAATACGGAGTTGCGGACGTAGGCGTGGTCGGCAAGGATGTTTTGCTCGAAGAAGAACGGGATGTCTACGAGCTGTTGGACCTGCAGATCGGCTACTGCCGGATGATGGTCGCCGGATTGCCGGACTGGAAGCCGACAGAAGCGCCGAGAGTGGCGACCAAATATCCGAAGATCGCTTCCCGCTATTTTCGCGAGCAGGGGCAGCAGGTGGAGGTCATCAAGCTGAACGGCTCGGTGGAGCTGGCGCCGATGATCGGGCTTGCGGACAGGATTGTGGATATCGTCTCTACCGGCCGGACGTTAAAAGAAAATGGCCTGGTGGAGCTGGAACATATTTGCGAGATTACGACGCGGCTGATTGCCAACCGCGCGAGCTACCGGATGAAAAGCGAAGCGGTCGATGATATTGCCGGAAAGTTTCTGGAGGTTATTCCAGGCAGAAAATAG
- the hisD gene encoding histidinol dehydrogenase gives MRIMEASQFDGKRSVESGTREQQEGVRAILAAVRERKDEALREYTERFDRVRLETFRVSAAEFAEASEQVSPQVKAALQEAAENIRDYHSRQVRQSWFVTKESGTMLGQLIRPLQRAGLYVPGGTAAYPSSVLMNAIPAKIAGVPEVVITTPPGADGKVNPAILVAAQIAGVTEIYKVGGAQAIAALTYGTEQIKAVDKIVGPGNIFVALAKREVFGLVSIDMVAGPSEIAVLADDTANARYVAADLLSQAEHDPMSAAILVTPSRELAEQVALEVERQLAELPRQSIAAAAIRDYGAILLVENLDEGFAVINRIAPEHLEIMIAEPFAQLGKVQNAGAIFLGPYSSEPVGDYFAGTNHVIPTNGTARFSSPLSVDDFIKKSSVISYSKDDLVKNGPKIVTLAEQEGLAGHGRAITERLRDFDREKQECDQ, from the coding sequence ATGCGGATTATGGAAGCGAGTCAGTTTGACGGAAAGCGGTCGGTGGAGTCGGGGACGAGAGAGCAGCAGGAAGGCGTCAGGGCCATTCTCGCCGCTGTTCGGGAGCGAAAAGACGAAGCTTTGCGGGAATATACAGAGAGGTTTGACCGGGTGCGGCTGGAGACGTTTCGGGTGAGCGCAGCGGAGTTTGCCGAAGCGAGCGAGCAAGTCTCTCCGCAGGTCAAAGCGGCTTTGCAGGAGGCGGCGGAAAACATACGCGATTACCATAGCCGCCAGGTGCGCCAGTCGTGGTTTGTGACGAAGGAGAGCGGCACGATGCTGGGACAGTTGATTCGCCCTTTGCAGCGCGCGGGACTGTATGTGCCAGGGGGCACGGCCGCCTATCCTTCCAGCGTCCTGATGAACGCGATCCCGGCCAAAATCGCAGGCGTCCCCGAGGTGGTCATCACTACCCCGCCGGGAGCGGACGGCAAGGTCAATCCGGCGATTCTCGTAGCGGCGCAGATCGCGGGGGTGACGGAGATTTACAAAGTGGGCGGAGCGCAAGCCATCGCGGCGCTCACCTATGGCACGGAACAGATCAAGGCGGTAGACAAGATCGTCGGGCCGGGCAATATTTTTGTCGCATTGGCAAAGCGCGAGGTGTTCGGGCTGGTCAGCATTGACATGGTAGCCGGGCCAAGCGAAATTGCCGTGCTGGCTGATGACACCGCCAATGCGCGTTATGTCGCTGCCGATTTGCTGTCGCAGGCGGAGCATGATCCGATGTCGGCCGCGATTTTGGTCACGCCTTCGCGGGAGTTGGCCGAGCAGGTGGCGCTGGAGGTAGAGCGGCAGCTTGCCGAACTGCCGCGCCAGTCGATTGCTGCAGCGGCGATTCGGGATTACGGGGCGATTTTGCTCGTGGAAAATTTGGACGAAGGGTTCGCCGTCATCAACCGGATCGCTCCCGAGCATTTGGAGATCATGATTGCAGAGCCTTTCGCACAGTTGGGCAAGGTGCAAAACGCCGGGGCGATTTTCCTCGGGCCGTACAGCTCAGAGCCTGTCGGCGATTATTTTGCCGGAACCAACCATGTGATTCCGACTAACGGCACGGCGCGTTTTTCCTCGCCGCTGTCGGTGGATGACTTTATCAAAAAATCCAGTGTCATCTCTTACAGCAAGGATGACCTGGTGAAAAACGGGCCAAAAATCGTGACCCTGGCCGAGCAGGAAGGGCTGGCGGGGCATGGACGCGCCATAACCGAGAGACTGCGCGACTTTGATCGCGAGAAGCAGGAGTGTGACCAGTGA
- the hisB gene encoding imidazoleglycerol-phosphate dehydratase HisB — protein sequence MSDRTIRTAAIERNTNETQIALSFGVDGAGESKQESGVPFLDHMLDLFTRHGHFDLTVKAKGDIEIDYHHTVEDIGICLGHCIREALGDKKGIKRYGNAFVPMDDALAQVVIDISNRPHLEYRAAYPTNMVGQFPTELVHEFLWKLALEARINLHVILHYGHNTHHMIEAIFKALGRALDEATTIDPRVKGVPSTKGVL from the coding sequence ATGAGTGATCGTACAATCCGCACAGCAGCTATTGAGCGCAATACAAATGAGACGCAGATCGCCCTTTCTTTTGGCGTAGATGGAGCAGGCGAAAGCAAGCAGGAGTCGGGAGTGCCTTTTTTGGACCACATGCTTGACTTGTTCACCCGGCACGGGCATTTTGATCTGACGGTAAAAGCAAAAGGAGACATCGAAATCGACTACCACCACACGGTAGAGGACATCGGCATCTGTCTCGGGCATTGCATCCGCGAGGCACTGGGCGACAAAAAAGGAATCAAGCGCTACGGAAACGCCTTTGTTCCGATGGATGACGCGCTGGCGCAGGTTGTGATCGACATTAGCAACCGGCCGCATCTGGAGTATCGGGCCGCTTATCCTACGAACATGGTCGGCCAGTTTCCGACTGAGCTTGTGCATGAATTTCTGTGGAAGCTGGCGCTCGAAGCGCGGATCAATCTGCATGTGATCTTGCACTACGGCCACAATACACACCACATGATCGAGGCTATTTTCAAAGCGCTGGGCCGTGCTCTGGACGAAGCGACGACGATCGATCCGCGTGTAAAAGGGGTCCCGTCTACCAAAGGGGTTTTGTAG
- the hisH gene encoding imidazole glycerol phosphate synthase subunit HisH: MIGIIDYGMGNLYSLSKALERLGYSYEFVSAPDRLQEYSGLILPGVGAFGDAIANIRELGLDRAIDAYVASERPILGICLGMQLLFDKSEEHGENAGLGLIRGEVVRFCGDYKVPHMGWNQLRLRREHPLLEGVREGEYVYFVHSYHVLCKPDVLLATSDYHQEVTAIVGRGQVYGMQFHPEKSGETGMRLLRNFAVQCEGVLA; this comes from the coding sequence ATGATCGGCATCATTGATTACGGCATGGGCAATTTGTACAGCTTGAGCAAGGCTTTGGAGCGGCTCGGCTATTCGTATGAGTTCGTTTCTGCGCCTGATCGGCTGCAGGAGTACAGCGGGCTGATTTTGCCGGGGGTAGGCGCTTTTGGCGACGCGATTGCAAACATCAGGGAGCTGGGCCTGGATCGGGCGATTGACGCATACGTCGCTTCCGAACGGCCGATCTTGGGCATTTGCCTGGGGATGCAGCTTTTGTTTGACAAAAGCGAGGAGCACGGGGAAAACGCCGGACTCGGCCTGATTCGCGGTGAAGTGGTCCGTTTTTGCGGCGACTACAAAGTGCCGCACATGGGCTGGAACCAGTTGCGTCTCCGGCGGGAGCATCCGCTTCTGGAGGGAGTGCGCGAAGGCGAGTACGTTTATTTTGTTCACTCTTACCATGTGCTGTGCAAGCCGGATGTGCTGCTGGCGACGAGCGACTATCATCAGGAGGTCACGGCGATTGTCGGACGTGGCCAGGTGTACGGGATGCAGTTCCATCCGGAAAAGAGCGGAGAGACGGGGATGCGGCTGCTGCGCAATTTTGCCGTTCAATGCGAGGGGGTTTTGGCGTGA
- the hisA gene encoding 1-(5-phosphoribosyl)-5-[(5-phosphoribosylamino)methylideneamino]imidazole-4-carboxamide isomerase, which yields MSFIIYPAIDIRGGKCVRLFQGDYAQETVYADSPVAMAQRWVEQGAEWVHLVDLDGAKEGKPANASIIKEIARTVSVPVQVGGGIRTEAQIKDYLDAGVARVIVGTAAIEDEPFTKRILQAYGDKIAIGLDCRNGLVATRGWLETTDVAATELAKRLVAYGAETFIYTDIARDGTMTGPNVEEIAALAIATGKSVIASGGVSRLDDLLVLAGHAADGVSGAIVGKALYTDAFTLEEALTRMEGREQDVG from the coding sequence GTGAGTTTTATCATTTATCCAGCTATTGATATTCGCGGTGGAAAATGTGTGCGGCTGTTTCAAGGGGATTACGCCCAGGAGACGGTGTATGCGGATTCGCCTGTTGCCATGGCACAGCGTTGGGTAGAGCAGGGGGCCGAGTGGGTGCACCTCGTTGATCTGGACGGGGCCAAGGAAGGAAAGCCGGCCAATGCGTCCATCATCAAGGAAATCGCCCGCACAGTGTCCGTCCCCGTGCAGGTTGGCGGCGGCATTCGGACGGAAGCGCAGATCAAGGACTATTTGGATGCAGGCGTGGCGCGGGTGATTGTCGGCACCGCCGCGATTGAAGACGAGCCTTTTACGAAACGGATTTTGCAGGCGTACGGCGACAAAATCGCGATTGGACTCGACTGCCGCAATGGCCTGGTCGCTACGCGCGGCTGGCTGGAGACAACGGACGTCGCGGCGACAGAGCTGGCAAAGCGGCTGGTGGCATACGGCGCGGAAACGTTTATTTATACCGATATTGCCCGCGACGGCACGATGACAGGGCCGAATGTCGAGGAAATCGCAGCACTCGCGATAGCGACAGGCAAGTCGGTCATTGCCTCTGGAGGCGTGAGTCGGCTTGATGACCTGCTCGTTTTGGCAGGGCATGCAGCAGACGGAGTGTCCGGCGCGATTGTCGGAAAAGCTCTTTACACGGACGCTTTCACGCTGGAAGAAGCGCTGACTCGCATGGAGGGACGTGAGCAGGATGTTGGCTAA
- the hisF gene encoding imidazole glycerol phosphate synthase subunit HisF, producing MLAKRIIPCLDVKDGRVVKGVQFVGLRDAGDPVELAKKYSEERADELVFLDISASHEGRKTMVDVIERTAANITIPFTVGGGINSVEDMKRILRAGADKISLNTAAVLRPELVREGANVFGSQCIVVAIDARSVGEGRWEVYTHGGRNAAGKDVVSWAQEVEALGAGEILLTSMDDDGEKKGFGIELTRRVSEAVNIPVIASGGAGSKEDFYDVLTAGRADAALAASIFHYDETSIHSVKEYLQTKGVVVRP from the coding sequence ATGTTGGCTAAAAGAATCATCCCGTGTCTCGATGTCAAAGACGGGCGGGTTGTAAAAGGAGTCCAGTTTGTGGGGCTGCGCGACGCCGGAGATCCGGTCGAGCTGGCGAAGAAGTACAGTGAAGAGCGTGCGGACGAGCTGGTGTTCCTGGATATTTCCGCCTCCCACGAAGGGCGCAAGACGATGGTGGATGTCATCGAGCGGACGGCGGCCAACATTACGATTCCGTTTACCGTTGGCGGCGGCATCAACAGCGTGGAGGACATGAAGCGGATTTTGCGCGCCGGAGCGGACAAAATTTCGCTGAACACAGCCGCTGTGCTTCGTCCCGAGCTTGTTCGCGAGGGGGCGAATGTGTTCGGCTCCCAGTGCATCGTAGTCGCGATTGACGCCAGGTCGGTAGGGGAAGGGCGCTGGGAAGTGTACACGCACGGCGGACGCAACGCTGCCGGCAAAGATGTCGTTAGCTGGGCGCAAGAAGTGGAAGCGCTGGGAGCAGGCGAAATTCTTTTGACCAGCATGGATGATGACGGCGAGAAAAAGGGCTTTGGGATCGAATTGACCAGACGCGTCTCGGAAGCGGTAAACATTCCGGTGATTGCTTCTGGTGGGGCAGGCTCGAAGGAAGACTTTTACGACGTGCTGACAGCGGGGCGGGCAGATGCCGCTCTGGCAGCTTCTATTTTCCATTACGATGAGACGTCCATTCACTCGGTGAAAGAGTATCTCCAGACCAAAGGAGTTGTCGTGCGGCCATGA
- the hisIE gene encoding bifunctional phosphoribosyl-AMP cyclohydrolase/phosphoribosyl-ATP diphosphatase HisIE: MTVELLTAENVRFDEKGLIPVIVQDAVSKAVLTLAYMNEESLQRSLETKETWFWSRSRQELWHKGATSGNTQRIVSIQVDCDGDALVVQVVPNGPACHTGAYSCFAGELLAGGQERETAEGSEKAVTAVTSATVDRFAILGELEALIAAREAERPEGSYTTYLFEKGVDKILKKVGEEAAEVIIAAKNRSHEELRYEASDLIFHLLVLLREQKLPLDDVLTELQRRR, encoded by the coding sequence ATGACAGTAGAGCTTCTTACAGCAGAAAACGTGCGCTTTGACGAAAAAGGACTGATTCCTGTCATTGTACAGGATGCGGTGAGCAAGGCTGTTTTGACGCTTGCCTATATGAACGAGGAGTCGTTGCAGCGATCGCTTGAGACGAAAGAAACGTGGTTTTGGAGCCGCTCGAGACAGGAGCTGTGGCACAAAGGGGCGACGTCCGGGAATACACAGCGGATTGTTTCCATTCAGGTGGATTGCGACGGGGATGCGCTCGTCGTGCAAGTCGTGCCGAATGGACCAGCCTGCCATACAGGTGCCTATAGCTGTTTTGCCGGGGAGCTTTTGGCAGGGGGACAGGAGCGGGAGACAGCAGAGGGCAGCGAGAAAGCCGTCACAGCCGTGACGAGCGCGACAGTCGACCGATTTGCGATTCTGGGCGAACTGGAAGCGTTGATCGCTGCTCGCGAGGCCGAGCGCCCGGAAGGCTCGTACACGACCTATTTGTTCGAGAAAGGCGTCGACAAGATTTTGAAAAAAGTCGGGGAAGAGGCCGCCGAGGTGATTATCGCCGCGAAAAATCGCAGCCACGAAGAACTGCGCTACGAGGCTTCCGACTTGATTTTCCACCTGCTTGTCCTGCTGCGGGAGCAGAAGCTGCCGCTGGATGATGTGCTGACTGAGTTGCAAAGGCGGCGGTGA
- a CDS encoding GNAT family N-acetyltransferase, with protein sequence MIDWPITNGKAGNKLLKGTVVELCPVVAEDMERLYLWRNDEEAATLAAGSSMVVYSNISLDSLRTMYEENVRTARLDDKYNRAVFSIYTLDGVHIGNCDYRDVNPVTRTATIGIAILAKEYWSKGYGTDTLKVLLRFLFLRLNLKRVQLDTWSGNTRAIRAYEKCGFVVEGRLRQNEYVNGQYYDTIVMGLLREEFALAD encoded by the coding sequence ATGATCGATTGGCCAATCACCAATGGAAAGGCAGGAAACAAATTGCTCAAAGGAACGGTAGTGGAACTGTGCCCTGTTGTGGCGGAGGATATGGAGAGGCTGTATCTGTGGCGTAATGACGAAGAAGCGGCGACCTTGGCTGCTGGCTCATCAATGGTCGTGTACAGCAATATTTCGCTTGATTCCCTTCGCACGATGTATGAGGAAAACGTGCGGACGGCTCGATTGGATGACAAGTACAACCGTGCTGTTTTCTCGATCTATACGCTTGATGGCGTGCATATTGGCAATTGCGACTATCGGGATGTGAATCCGGTTACGCGTACGGCGACCATTGGCATCGCGATTTTGGCTAAAGAGTACTGGAGCAAAGGATATGGCACGGACACGCTGAAAGTTTTGCTGCGCTTTCTTTTTCTACGCTTGAATCTGAAGCGGGTGCAGTTGGATACATGGAGCGGCAACACGCGGGCGATTCGCGCTTATGAGAAATGCGGATTTGTCGTCGAAGGGCGGCTCCGCCAAAACGAGTACGTGAACGGGCAGTATTACGATACGATTGTAATGGGGCTTTTGCGTGAAGAGTTTGCTTTGGCCGATTAA
- a CDS encoding RNA-guided endonuclease InsQ/TnpB family protein: MSQTITVKVKLLPTKEQASILREMSQTYLSTINTLVSEMVAEKKSTKKSSKDISASLPSAVKNQAIKDAKSVFKKAKKSKFTTVPVLKKPVCIWNNQNYSFDFTHISMPIMIDGKVTKTPIRALLVDKDNRNFALLKHKLGTLRITQKANKWIAQISVTIPTMEGTGVKVMGVDLGLKVPAVAVTDDEKVRFFGNGRQNKYMKRKFRSERKALGKKKKVNAIRSSKDKEQRWMKDQDHKVSRAIVNFAKDNKISVIRLEQLANIRQTARTSRKNEKNLHTWSFYRLSQFIEYKANLVGIRVEHVNPAYTSQTCPKCSEKNKAQDRKYKCKCGFEKHRDLVGAMNIRYAPVIDGNSQSA; the protein is encoded by the coding sequence ATGTCGCAGACCATCACAGTCAAAGTGAAATTGCTTCCAACAAAAGAACAGGCTTCTATTTTGCGTGAGATGAGTCAAACGTACCTCTCCACTATCAATACTCTCGTTTCCGAAATGGTTGCTGAAAAGAAAAGCACAAAGAAGTCGAGTAAGGATATTTCTGCTTCTTTGCCAAGTGCCGTTAAAAATCAAGCTATCAAGGACGCGAAAAGTGTGTTTAAGAAAGCGAAGAAAAGCAAATTCACTACTGTTCCTGTTTTGAAGAAACCTGTCTGCATTTGGAACAATCAAAACTATTCGTTTGATTTCACGCACATTTCCATGCCGATTATGATTGACGGCAAGGTAACTAAAACACCTATCCGTGCTTTGTTAGTTGATAAAGACAACCGTAACTTTGCTTTGCTAAAACACAAATTAGGTACGCTTCGAATCACACAGAAAGCAAATAAATGGATTGCCCAAATTTCTGTCACCATACCTACTATGGAAGGAACAGGAGTAAAAGTCATGGGGGTTGATTTGGGTTTAAAAGTTCCTGCCGTTGCTGTAACAGATGATGAAAAGGTACGTTTCTTTGGGAATGGCAGACAAAATAAGTACATGAAGCGTAAGTTCCGTTCTGAACGCAAAGCATTAGGCAAAAAGAAAAAGGTAAATGCGATTCGTAGTTCAAAAGATAAAGAACAACGTTGGATGAAAGACCAAGACCATAAGGTTAGTCGTGCTATCGTAAATTTTGCAAAAGACAATAAAATTTCTGTCATTCGCTTGGAACAACTGGCGAATATTAGACAGACGGCAAGAACAAGCCGTAAAAACGAAAAGAATCTGCATACTTGGTCATTTTATCGCCTGTCTCAGTTCATTGAATATAAAGCGAATTTAGTTGGTATTAGAGTTGAGCATGTGAATCCTGCATACACAAGTCAGACATGCCCTAAATGCTCTGAGAAGAATAAGGCACAAGACCGTAAGTATAAATGCAAATGTGGATTCGAAAAACATCGTGATTTAGTCGGTGCTATGAACATTCGATATGCACCTGTGATTGATGGTAACAGTCAATCAGCCTAA
- a CDS encoding tetratricopeptide repeat protein yields MKHNKSILKKTTVVDFKQDAAFFVDRGMRFLNRYDYEKALRSFRRAVEMEPANVECHCHLASALAETGQFEASNEVLYEIIEKWDPSMVEVYFYMANNYANLEDYQMAEEMAVRYLQEAGNGHYREEAEELLDYIYFELDLPPRHFQPSENEDVYSKHERARRSLEEGRFLEALDILKEIVEADPDFLPAWNNLSLAYYYVGDFQKAMETIDKTLEKEHGNLHALCNLAVLLSHHNHTVELLALMDMLKKVVPFHPENTYKLATTMGVLGQHDEAYFHYQRMLRAGRPHEACTYHYAAISAYLSGRKDQALRWWQKAKQMDPESGIADQYIQMVKNEQEGETIKPIPYQYNPPQRDVSWEKAPFTGVEDFKNDPMIRASLLWALQHGRDEVKFAVLQTLSLIGDDEAEHAVRQFYYQTDNPQLQKLALLALADMGAAMPEDAPKSAVKGHQSSAVQAEMSVEEGIHRYLLAEGQQEAGEWCLRVWEKHQKYAQSQVQVRKAVAWIAALEYVYGTIGNNKKSQAYLAEKYGISTATVAKCVKVLSTLDFK; encoded by the coding sequence ATGAAACATAACAAAAGTATTTTGAAAAAAACAACTGTCGTCGACTTCAAGCAAGATGCCGCTTTTTTTGTCGACCGGGGAATGCGCTTTTTGAACCGGTACGACTATGAAAAAGCACTGCGGTCGTTTCGGCGCGCCGTTGAGATGGAGCCTGCCAATGTGGAATGCCATTGCCACCTGGCCAGTGCCCTCGCCGAAACCGGACAGTTTGAAGCATCGAATGAAGTCCTGTACGAGATTATAGAAAAATGGGACCCGTCCATGGTAGAAGTGTACTTCTATATGGCGAACAACTACGCCAATCTGGAAGACTACCAGATGGCAGAAGAAATGGCCGTCCGTTATCTGCAAGAGGCGGGCAACGGGCATTACCGCGAGGAAGCGGAAGAACTGCTCGATTACATTTACTTCGAGCTGGACTTGCCGCCGCGCCACTTCCAGCCGAGTGAAAACGAGGATGTGTACAGCAAGCATGAGCGTGCACGCCGCAGTCTGGAGGAAGGCCGCTTCCTGGAAGCGCTGGATATATTGAAAGAAATCGTGGAAGCCGACCCCGACTTTTTGCCGGCCTGGAACAACTTGTCGCTCGCCTATTACTATGTGGGCGATTTCCAAAAAGCGATGGAGACGATCGACAAGACGCTGGAGAAGGAGCACGGCAACTTGCATGCGCTGTGCAACCTCGCCGTTTTGCTCTCCCATCACAACCATACAGTAGAACTGCTGGCGTTGATGGACATGCTAAAAAAGGTCGTTCCGTTTCACCCGGAAAACACGTACAAGCTGGCAACGACCATGGGAGTGCTTGGACAGCATGACGAGGCGTACTTCCACTACCAGCGGATGCTGCGGGCGGGCCGTCCGCACGAAGCCTGCACCTACCACTATGCGGCGATCTCCGCGTACTTGAGCGGGCGAAAAGACCAGGCTTTGCGCTGGTGGCAAAAAGCCAAGCAGATGGACCCGGAATCCGGAATTGCCGACCAGTACATCCAGATGGTAAAAAACGAGCAAGAAGGGGAAACTATAAAGCCGATTCCGTACCAGTACAACCCGCCGCAACGCGACGTGTCCTGGGAAAAGGCGCCGTTTACCGGAGTAGAGGACTTCAAAAACGATCCGATGATTCGCGCATCGCTTTTGTGGGCCTTGCAGCATGGACGCGACGAAGTCAAATTTGCCGTTCTGCAAACTTTGTCGTTGATTGGCGATGATGAGGCTGAGCACGCTGTTCGCCAATTTTACTACCAGACCGACAATCCCCAACTGCAAAAGCTGGCTCTGCTGGCGCTGGCAGACATGGGAGCGGCCATGCCCGAGGATGCGCCCAAATCGGCTGTAAAAGGGCACCAAAGCAGTGCCGTTCAGGCTGAGATGAGCGTAGAAGAAGGGATTCACCGCTACCTGCTCGCAGAAGGACAGCAAGAGGCCGGAGAATGGTGCCTGCGCGTCTGGGAAAAGCATCAGAAATACGCACAAAGCCAAGTACAAGTGCGGAAAGCAGTTGCATGGATCGCTGCATTAGAATATGTATACGGAACAATAGGGAACAACAAAAAATCGCAAGCGTATCTGGCCGAGAAATACGGGATCTCCACGGCAACCGTAGCAAAATGCGTCAAAGTATTGTCGACACTTGATTTTAAATAG
- the trxB gene encoding thioredoxin-disulfide reductase — translation MSEQKVYDVIIAGAGPAGMTAAVYTSRANMSTLMLERGIPGGQMANTEEIENYPGFTSILGPDLSTKMFEHAQQFGAEYAYGEIKEIRDEEPYKRVITGDKEYLAKAVIVATGAEHRLLGVPGEKELSGRGVSYCAVCDGAFFRNKELVVVGGGDSAVEEAVFLTRFASKVTIVHRRDQFRAQKILQKRAFENEKIEVIWDSAVKEIRGEGKVQSVLLENTKTGEQREFATDGVFIYVGMDPLTESVRSLGITNDAGYILTDEKMQTKVKGVFAAGDVREKMLRQVVTATGDGSIAAQSAQHYVEELNEKLKEQNVTIS, via the coding sequence ATGAGCGAGCAAAAAGTTTATGACGTTATCATCGCCGGAGCCGGCCCTGCTGGTATGACGGCTGCTGTATATACTTCCCGCGCCAACATGAGCACTCTGATGCTGGAGAGAGGTATTCCTGGCGGCCAGATGGCCAATACGGAGGAAATCGAAAACTATCCAGGCTTCACTTCCATTCTCGGTCCTGACCTCTCCACCAAAATGTTCGAGCATGCGCAGCAGTTCGGTGCAGAGTACGCCTACGGCGAGATCAAGGAAATTCGCGATGAAGAACCGTACAAACGCGTAATCACTGGGGACAAGGAATACTTGGCCAAAGCGGTAATCGTTGCAACAGGTGCCGAGCATCGCTTGCTCGGAGTACCAGGGGAAAAAGAGCTGTCCGGCCGTGGCGTTTCCTACTGCGCTGTGTGCGATGGCGCTTTCTTCCGCAACAAAGAGCTGGTTGTCGTAGGCGGCGGCGACTCCGCGGTAGAGGAAGCCGTTTTCCTTACCCGCTTCGCTTCCAAAGTGACGATCGTCCACCGTCGCGATCAGTTCCGCGCGCAAAAAATCTTGCAAAAACGCGCTTTTGAAAACGAAAAGATCGAAGTGATCTGGGATTCCGCTGTAAAAGAAATTCGCGGAGAAGGCAAAGTGCAGTCCGTCCTCCTGGAAAACACCAAGACTGGCGAGCAGCGAGAGTTTGCGACAGACGGCGTGTTCATCTACGTAGGTATGGACCCGTTGACTGAAAGCGTGCGTTCGTTGGGCATTACCAATGACGCAGGGTACATCCTCACCGACGAAAAAATGCAAACCAAAGTAAAAGGCGTGTTCGCAGCCGGTGACGTTCGGGAAAAAATGCTGCGCCAGGTCGTGACAGCAACCGGAGACGGTTCCATTGCGGCCCAATCGGCTCAACACTACGTGGAAGAGCTGAACGAAAAGCTAAAGGAACAAAATGTCACAATCTCTTAA